Proteins found in one Vagococcus carniphilus genomic segment:
- a CDS encoding DUF3188 domain-containing protein: protein MMEKNGLALISIGLVIFVVSANARLGTYDFLSMITAGSFMMIGLFVFRKGKKKRGVVNEDK, encoded by the coding sequence ATGATGGAAAAAAACGGATTAGCACTAATAAGTATCGGTCTTGTTATTTTTGTGGTTAGTGCCAATGCAAGATTAGGAACCTATGACTTTTTGAGTATGATAACAGCAGGTAGCTTTATGATGATTGGCTTGTTTGTTTTTAGAAAAGGAAAGAAGAAAAGAGGCGTCGTGAATGAAGATAAGTAA
- a CDS encoding PTS lactose/cellobiose transporter subunit IIA, with translation MDEQNLQAIMGLIMNAGNAKSDAMEAIQAAKEGNFELADEKLKAADESLTLAHQSQTGLLTKEAQGENMTVTLLTVHSQDHLMTAISFKDVAVEIIELHRRLKQEQ, from the coding sequence ATGGATGAACAAAATTTACAAGCAATCATGGGATTAATCATGAATGCTGGAAATGCTAAGAGTGATGCTATGGAAGCTATCCAAGCAGCCAAAGAAGGTAACTTTGAATTAGCAGATGAAAAATTAAAAGCAGCAGATGAATCATTAACATTAGCACATCAATCTCAAACAGGCCTTCTAACAAAAGAAGCTCAAGGCGAGAACATGACAGTGACTCTTTTAACAGTCCATAGTCAAGATCATTTGATGACTGCTATTTCTTTTAAAGACGTAGCAGTAGAAATTATTGAGCTTCATCGTCGTTTAAAACAAGAACAATAG
- a CDS encoding PTS sugar transporter subunit IIC, translating to MNGLVNWMEKYVLPTAAKIGSEKHLVALRDAFISMMPATMAGAVATLLNAFMRDFPNTYIGEGNKITAFFEPVIGINGLVWTGTLAIMAVIFAASFGYNLAKAYEVDPLSGAIVSLVAFIMGIPQTATTALELPEKISKEAVNIITSAGAEVAVKDGVQTINTAGWGFFPFSKYMGATSLFTAIIFGFVSVLIFAFLMKKNIIIKMPDSVPPAVSKAFAAIIPGAVALYVSGIIYFVFEKFVGMPLIDWITETIQKPLLGLSQGYGAVFIIVLLVHVLWFFGLHGTNIMGPVLQSVYGVAMVENSNAFQQGQAIPYKWVAGSFEAFVWPGGAGVTLILLVTILIFSKRADYKTVGKLGIGPGLFNINEPVMFGLPVVLNPMFGIPFVLAPIATATIAYFATVAGLVKPVVVNVIWVMPTMLSGFLATGGDWRAIVLTLVNLVVAFIIWAPFVIAANKTEIID from the coding sequence ATGAATGGTTTAGTTAATTGGATGGAGAAGTATGTATTACCTACAGCAGCAAAAATAGGATCAGAAAAACATTTGGTAGCGTTAAGAGATGCCTTTATTAGTATGATGCCAGCGACAATGGCAGGAGCTGTTGCGACACTACTAAATGCTTTTATGCGTGATTTTCCTAATACTTATATTGGAGAAGGCAATAAGATAACCGCATTTTTTGAACCAGTTATTGGTATTAATGGATTAGTATGGACAGGAACACTAGCGATTATGGCAGTCATTTTTGCCGCATCTTTTGGTTACAACTTAGCCAAAGCTTATGAGGTAGATCCACTGTCAGGTGCGATTGTCTCATTAGTTGCTTTTATTATGGGAATTCCACAAACAGCAACAACAGCTTTAGAATTACCAGAAAAAATCTCAAAAGAAGCCGTAAATATTATTACATCGGCAGGGGCAGAAGTTGCTGTTAAAGATGGTGTACAGACAATTAATACAGCTGGTTGGGGATTCTTCCCGTTCAGTAAGTATATGGGAGCAACTAGTTTATTCACAGCAATTATTTTTGGTTTTGTATCTGTTTTAATTTTTGCTTTTCTAATGAAGAAAAATATTATTATTAAAATGCCTGATAGTGTTCCACCGGCTGTATCAAAAGCATTTGCAGCGATTATTCCAGGGGCAGTAGCTTTATATGTTTCAGGTATTATTTATTTTGTCTTTGAAAAATTTGTAGGCATGCCACTCATTGACTGGATTACAGAAACAATTCAAAAACCATTACTTGGGTTATCTCAAGGTTATGGGGCAGTCTTTATTATTGTGTTACTTGTTCACGTGTTATGGTTCTTTGGTTTACATGGAACAAACATTATGGGGCCAGTTTTACAATCGGTTTACGGAGTAGCAATGGTTGAAAATAGTAATGCTTTCCAACAAGGTCAAGCCATTCCATATAAATGGGTAGCTGGATCTTTTGAAGCCTTTGTTTGGCCAGGAGGAGCAGGAGTTACATTAATTCTATTAGTGACTATATTAATCTTCTCAAAACGAGCAGATTATAAAACAGTTGGTAAACTTGGAATTGGACCAGGATTATTCAATATTAACGAACCAGTTATGTTTGGTTTACCAGTTGTATTAAATCCGATGTTTGGTATTCCATTTGTTTTAGCACCAATCGCAACAGCAACGATTGCTTATTTTGCAACGGTAGCTGGACTTGTTAAACCAGTGGTAGTAAATGTTATTTGGGTAATGCCAACAATGTTAAGTGGCTTTTTAGCAACAGGTGGAGACTGGCGTGCTATTGTATTAACATTGGTTAACTTAGTTGTAGCCTTTATTATTTGGGCACCATTTGTAATTGCAGCCAATAAAACAGAAATTATTGACTAA
- a CDS encoding PTS sugar transporter subunit IIB produces MSKKTIMLVCSAGMSTSLLVTKMEKAAEDRGLEAEIFAVSASEADINIEKKGVDVLLLGPQVRFMKSQFEQKLADKNIPLEVINMADYGMMNGENVLNQALQLMGE; encoded by the coding sequence ATGTCAAAAAAAACAATTATGTTAGTGTGTTCAGCAGGAATGAGTACAAGTTTGTTAGTAACTAAAATGGAAAAAGCAGCAGAAGATAGAGGATTAGAAGCAGAAATTTTTGCCGTATCAGCATCTGAAGCAGATATTAATATTGAGAAAAAAGGTGTTGATGTTCTATTATTAGGACCTCAAGTACGTTTTATGAAATCTCAATTTGAACAAAAATTAGCAGATAAAAATATTCCTCTAGAAGTAATTAATATGGCTGATTATGGCATGATGAATGGTGAGAATGTTTTAAATCAAGCACTACAATTAATGGGAGAGTAA
- a CDS encoding NADH-dependent flavin oxidoreductase has product MKHYPFLEPLTLNNGITLKNKIVMSPMTTMSSFYNGMISDDELDYYSIRSSGPGMVITAVANVTDDGKGFEGELSVSNDDMIPGLKQLADVIKKDDTKAILQIFHAGRKSNSKILRGNKPVAPSSIAAVYPVDSETPKELTDEEIHDIIKAFGQATKRAILAGFDGVELHGANTYLLQQFYSENSNQRTDKWGGSREKRLTFAMEVLKEVHEIVEEFSNPSFIIGYRMSPEEIEKPGITLEDSLYFADKIKNKVSYLHLSIGSYKRTSLNNPNDKTPIITQFAKTLDNQIPLIGVGSVESPEDAEHVLSYGGNLIAIGRELIREPKWVQKVQSGDLASLRTSISPFDLDELKIPRVMQTYLKESFYDVMNFTTDKKNGSNYQSKLAPMEGFEKKL; this is encoded by the coding sequence ATGAAACACTACCCATTTTTAGAACCACTAACCCTTAATAACGGAATAACTTTGAAAAACAAAATTGTCATGTCTCCTATGACCACAATGTCTAGTTTTTACAACGGAATGATTTCTGATGATGAATTAGACTACTACAGTATTCGTTCTAGTGGACCAGGTATGGTAATTACTGCCGTTGCAAATGTGACTGATGATGGTAAAGGCTTTGAAGGAGAACTATCAGTATCAAATGACGATATGATTCCAGGTTTAAAACAATTAGCTGATGTTATCAAAAAAGACGATACTAAAGCAATTTTACAAATTTTTCATGCAGGTAGAAAATCAAACTCTAAAATCCTACGTGGAAATAAACCAGTTGCTCCTAGTTCTATTGCAGCAGTATATCCTGTAGACTCTGAAACGCCAAAAGAATTAACTGATGAAGAGATACATGACATTATAAAAGCATTTGGACAAGCAACAAAACGAGCTATTTTAGCTGGGTTTGATGGAGTTGAACTACATGGTGCAAATACTTATTTACTACAACAATTTTATTCAGAAAATTCTAATCAACGAACTGATAAATGGGGTGGTTCTAGAGAAAAGAGGTTAACTTTTGCTATGGAGGTTCTTAAAGAAGTCCATGAAATCGTTGAAGAATTTTCCAATCCTTCTTTTATTATTGGATACAGAATGTCTCCTGAAGAAATAGAAAAACCAGGAATTACTTTAGAAGATTCTTTATATTTTGCTGATAAAATAAAGAATAAAGTAAGCTACTTACATCTTTCAATTGGAAGCTATAAAAGAACCTCTTTAAACAATCCAAATGATAAAACTCCAATTATTACTCAGTTTGCAAAAACTTTAGATAACCAAATACCTTTAATAGGAGTTGGTTCTGTAGAATCTCCAGAAGACGCAGAACATGTTCTTTCATACGGTGGAAATTTAATCGCTATTGGGCGAGAGTTAATAAGAGAACCTAAATGGGTTCAAAAAGTACAATCTGGAGATTTAGCAAGTTTACGAACTTCAATTAGTCCTTTTGATTTAGACGAACTAAAAATTCCTCGTGTCATGCAAACTTACTTAAAAGAATCGTTTTATGATGTAATGAATTTTACAACTGATAAAAAAAATGGATCCAATTACCAATCAAAACTAGCACCAATGGAAGGTTTTGAAAAAAAATTATAA
- a CDS encoding helix-turn-helix domain-containing protein, whose protein sequence is MNLKFFVSNKEIMKIEILNEILTSNRRIFLKDLTRKFNVSKNSILRYTAELRDDLNVLFEDIKLLYSEDGNYVITTKSSQDHAYLINKVQEYYIENSTLFLILKKILETDWSITQISNSLNFSLSTVYAKIAQLNEFAKPYNIELSLLQNGRFKGNEFNVRYFIYRLVLFENKTNKDNPFNPLISKSFIDITNVNNVLLNKKNLTSSEEMRLRMLQGVSLHRLKRNHRPLEYDQPFLDDITFFNVPDFHLFESTPLISEEQRKLESFVFCFLLRSTIFEIESNEKKSNIVNKYKHSNLAIAKDTEFLLQEFSKQFDIIYTSEQTQLDSYYLLLINLIYFKHTSINLSVFFENEFICSDSDINKPGSNTKNKNDIDLFLLSAPVREHFSGCTEESLLQLSHIFHYIYDVNKPLKKIRVFVQFSKNIHTVNLINQCLINAFNPDSLEIIKDPTQADLIVSDTYEGKKFDTNHFYFDNTYDPNQYKQLVQYVGNLCCNNMFRESK, encoded by the coding sequence ATGAACCTTAAATTTTTTGTCAGTAATAAAGAAATTATGAAGATTGAAATTCTAAATGAAATTCTAACATCTAATCGAAGAATTTTTTTAAAAGACTTAACAAGAAAGTTTAATGTTTCAAAAAATTCAATTCTTCGTTATACTGCTGAATTACGAGATGACTTAAACGTTTTATTCGAAGATATTAAGCTCCTCTACTCTGAAGACGGTAACTACGTTATCACAACAAAAAGCTCCCAAGACCATGCTTATCTAATTAATAAAGTACAAGAATACTATATTGAAAACAGCACTTTGTTTCTTATTCTAAAAAAGATTCTAGAAACAGACTGGTCCATTACTCAAATTTCTAATTCTCTTAATTTTTCCCTATCAACTGTCTACGCTAAAATAGCTCAACTAAATGAATTTGCTAAACCATATAATATTGAATTGAGTTTACTACAAAACGGCCGATTTAAAGGTAATGAGTTTAATGTCAGATATTTTATCTATCGTTTAGTTTTATTTGAAAACAAAACTAATAAAGATAACCCGTTTAACCCTTTAATTTCAAAATCCTTTATAGATATTACTAATGTTAATAACGTCTTACTTAATAAAAAAAATCTTACTTCATCTGAAGAAATGAGATTACGAATGCTACAAGGTGTTTCTCTACACAGACTTAAAAGGAATCATCGACCACTAGAGTATGATCAACCTTTTTTAGATGATATTACTTTTTTTAATGTACCAGATTTTCACTTATTTGAAAGCACTCCACTTATTTCAGAGGAACAAAGAAAATTAGAATCTTTTGTTTTTTGTTTCTTATTAAGATCAACTATTTTTGAAATTGAATCAAATGAAAAAAAATCAAACATTGTTAATAAATACAAGCATTCAAATTTAGCTATTGCAAAAGATACTGAATTCTTACTTCAAGAGTTCTCTAAACAGTTTGATATAATTTATACTAGTGAACAAACACAATTAGATTCATATTACTTACTTTTAATTAATTTAATTTACTTTAAACATACAAGTATTAATCTATCAGTTTTTTTCGAAAATGAGTTTATTTGTTCTGACAGTGACATAAATAAACCTGGGTCAAACACTAAAAATAAGAATGACATTGACTTATTTTTACTCTCAGCTCCAGTTAGAGAACATTTTTCTGGTTGTACAGAAGAATCCTTATTACAACTTTCTCATATTTTTCATTATATCTATGATGTCAATAAACCACTTAAAAAAATCAGAGTTTTTGTTCAATTCTCTAAAAACATCCATACAGTTAACCTGATTAATCAATGTTTAATTAATGCATTCAATCCTGATTCCCTTGAAATTATCAAAGATCCAACTCAAGCTGATTTAATCGTTTCAGATACTTACGAAGGTAAAAAATTTGATACGAATCATTTTTATTTTGATAATACGTATGATCCGAATCAATATAAACAATTAGTTCAATATGTAGGTAACTTATGTTGTAACAACATGTTTAGAGAATCAAAATAA
- a CDS encoding DUF3284 domain-containing protein, whose translation MKISKELNIPAAYFYHKLVESVLHDVSKSTGEVINESNLENCEYVKEFPGKQYAKIKINQLVPNQSYSYSTSTTKNDFTASYKIESLSDTMCVVAYEEEMISHGTLQKLNDSLFRFILGKFKKKRFMKMLEQVESSY comes from the coding sequence ATGAAGATAAGTAAAGAGTTAAATATTCCAGCGGCTTATTTCTATCATAAGTTAGTGGAGTCCGTTTTACATGATGTTAGCAAAAGTACTGGTGAGGTCATTAATGAAAGTAATTTAGAAAATTGTGAGTATGTTAAGGAGTTTCCAGGAAAGCAATATGCTAAAATTAAGATTAATCAATTAGTCCCAAATCAAAGTTATAGTTACTCCACATCAACCACAAAGAATGATTTTACAGCTTCATATAAGATTGAATCTTTATCTGATACTATGTGTGTTGTGGCTTATGAAGAAGAGATGATTTCTCACGGAACACTTCAAAAACTAAATGACAGTTTGTTTCGATTTATATTAGGTAAATTTAAAAAGAAACGATTTATGAAAATGTTAGAACAAGTTGAGAGTTCTTATTAA
- a CDS encoding LCP family protein has protein sequence MLKKILLFLGVTLSVSMLSVAGYGYYQVQKTIKSVKPVINMDNKAKETQIPFDKKMNILVLGIDTGDLGRDDRGRSDTILLTHLNFDNNEHTLLSIERDSLVEIPGYSNQNKLNAAYAYGGVETSQKTIEQLFNTEIPYYVTVNMKGFQSILEIAGPITVYNSFEFSYDDCHFKQGDILLEPDQALAWVRMRYEDPRGNYGRQMRQQELVKQLVNHLTKVENLYKMPQLLAVLGENLKTNIPIEELIKSIDLTKLNLDLKTEQVQGENTFIDGVSYEVISENERERVRQLLSFKE, from the coding sequence GTGTTAAAAAAGATACTTCTTTTTTTAGGTGTTACTCTATCGGTAAGTATGTTATCGGTAGCAGGGTATGGTTACTACCAAGTACAAAAAACAATTAAGAGTGTTAAACCAGTTATAAATATGGATAATAAGGCAAAAGAAACTCAAATCCCATTTGATAAAAAAATGAATATATTAGTTTTAGGTATTGATACAGGAGATTTAGGGCGAGATGACCGAGGAAGATCGGATACGATATTATTAACTCACTTAAACTTTGATAACAATGAACACACACTTTTAAGTATTGAAAGAGATTCGTTAGTGGAGATACCAGGCTATTCAAATCAAAATAAACTAAATGCAGCTTATGCTTATGGCGGGGTTGAGACATCTCAAAAAACAATTGAGCAATTGTTTAATACTGAAATTCCATATTACGTTACCGTTAATATGAAAGGTTTCCAATCAATCTTAGAGATTGCTGGCCCAATCACCGTTTATAATTCATTTGAATTTAGTTATGATGATTGTCACTTTAAACAAGGTGATATTTTATTAGAACCTGATCAAGCTCTTGCTTGGGTAAGAATGCGTTATGAAGACCCACGAGGTAATTATGGCAGACAAATGAGGCAACAAGAGTTAGTGAAGCAACTAGTTAATCATTTAACAAAAGTAGAAAATCTATATAAGATGCCTCAATTATTAGCTGTTTTAGGAGAGAATTTAAAAACAAATATTCCTATTGAAGAATTAATTAAATCAATCGATTTGACTAAGCTTAATTTAGATTTAAAAACAGAGCAAGTACAGGGTGAAAATACGTTTATTGATGGTGTTTCGTATGAAGTGATTTCGGAAAATGAAAGAGAACGAGTCAGACAACTATTGTCATTTAAGGAGTAA
- a CDS encoding winged helix-turn-helix transcriptional regulator, whose protein sequence is MAQQVYQLGIEATLKIIGGKWKPIILCHLGYGEVRSGELKKKIPGVSQKVLTEQLKELEADGIISRQVYNEVPPKVIYSLTEEGKTLREVLITMSIWGENRINKAQENGEEVLLINKNHNGFMEM, encoded by the coding sequence ATGGCACAACAAGTTTATCAATTAGGAATAGAAGCAACTCTCAAAATAATTGGTGGAAAATGGAAACCAATAATTCTTTGTCATTTAGGATATGGAGAAGTAAGATCAGGCGAACTTAAGAAAAAGATTCCAGGAGTGAGTCAAAAAGTACTAACAGAACAGCTTAAGGAATTAGAGGCAGATGGCATTATTTCTCGTCAAGTATATAATGAGGTACCGCCTAAAGTTATATACTCTTTAACAGAGGAAGGGAAAACTTTAAGAGAAGTACTCATAACGATGTCTATTTGGGGAGAAAATAGAATAAATAAAGCGCAAGAAAATGGTGAAGAAGTTCTTTTAATCAATAAAAACCATAATGGATTTATGGAGATGTGA